One part of the Brevundimonas subvibrioides ATCC 15264 genome encodes these proteins:
- a CDS encoding class I SAM-dependent methyltransferase — MLSGVGVVAMLGLAGCGRKAETKTDPEVPAGPPEGSLEWAIAGSWRAADRSRDVWRHPLETLRFFGLQPDMTVVEFWPGSGWYTEILAPYLHEGKGTYYAAGFATGPGADPAQIALNANFERRFSADERLYGEVQFSQFGATTGPVCPAGEADMVLFMRNIHAWMAAGIAEKAFADAHAALRPGGTLGIEQHRLAPDQDQDPAAANGYVQEAFVKQLAAEAGFIFVAASEVNANEDDTKDHPFGVETLPPRLATAAPGSPPDPTFDNAKYREIGESDRMTLKFRKPE; from the coding sequence ATGCTGTCCGGCGTGGGCGTCGTCGCGATGCTGGGCCTGGCGGGCTGCGGCCGGAAGGCCGAGACCAAGACAGACCCCGAAGTGCCGGCCGGGCCGCCCGAAGGGTCGCTGGAGTGGGCCATCGCCGGATCGTGGCGCGCGGCCGACCGGTCCCGGGATGTGTGGCGCCATCCGCTGGAAACCCTGCGCTTCTTCGGCCTGCAGCCCGACATGACGGTGGTCGAGTTCTGGCCCGGCAGCGGCTGGTACACCGAAATCCTCGCGCCCTATCTGCACGAGGGCAAGGGCACGTATTACGCCGCCGGATTCGCGACCGGCCCTGGGGCCGATCCGGCCCAGATCGCGCTGAACGCCAATTTCGAGCGTCGCTTCAGCGCCGACGAGCGCCTATACGGCGAGGTCCAGTTCAGCCAGTTCGGGGCCACGACGGGGCCAGTCTGTCCGGCAGGCGAGGCCGACATGGTCCTGTTCATGCGCAATATTCACGCCTGGATGGCCGCGGGCATCGCCGAAAAGGCCTTCGCCGACGCCCATGCGGCGCTGCGCCCCGGCGGGACGCTGGGAATCGAGCAACACCGCCTGGCCCCCGACCAGGACCAGGATCCCGCCGCCGCCAACGGCTATGTCCAGGAGGCCTTCGTCAAACAGCTGGCCGCCGAGGCCGGCTTCATCTTCGTGGCGGCGTCCGAGGTCAACGCCAACGAGGACGACACCAAGGACCACCCCTTCGGCGTCGAGACCCTGCCCCCGCGTCTGGCGACCGCCGCGCCCGGCAGCCCGCCCGACCCGACCTTCGACAATGCCAAATACCGTGAGATCGGCGAGAGCGATCGCATGACCTTGAAGTTCAGGAAGCCAGAGTGA
- a CDS encoding alpha/beta fold hydrolase — protein MNRAAAFAANAPLMGVPGAAAPPGGTGDWFRGAGGLRLRAAFWTPSTLVAARPRGTVILSPGRTEPIEKYFEVIGNFLARGWCVLAHDWRGQGLSARLLPDRLKGHARAVEEFLDDYSRLLDAFETRAPKPWIAVGHSMGGTLNLLSLEAGESRFAGAILSSPMLRIKTGKRSMWSVKLAVRWNVRHGKAGDFVLDDPDDPFDHTFEKDALTSDEGRYEMWRQQLYACPHLAVGGPTWGWLAFGIDAGERSLKPKALKSVTIPCTIVQSGEDDRVWKQTNRWAAKRLGRGRYVEVAGARHEIIMETDDLRAVFLHEFDAMADYVSPVNDLAPVPAD, from the coding sequence GTGAACCGCGCCGCCGCCTTTGCCGCCAATGCGCCCCTGATGGGGGTTCCCGGTGCCGCCGCCCCGCCCGGAGGGACCGGCGACTGGTTCCGCGGTGCCGGGGGCCTTCGCCTGCGCGCCGCCTTCTGGACCCCGTCCACCCTCGTCGCCGCCCGGCCGCGCGGCACGGTGATCCTGAGCCCCGGCCGGACCGAGCCGATCGAGAAATATTTCGAGGTCATCGGCAACTTCCTGGCGCGGGGCTGGTGCGTCCTGGCCCACGACTGGCGCGGTCAGGGCCTGTCGGCCCGCCTTCTGCCCGACCGCCTGAAGGGTCACGCCCGGGCGGTCGAGGAGTTCCTCGACGACTATTCGCGGCTGCTGGACGCCTTCGAGACGCGGGCCCCCAAGCCGTGGATCGCGGTCGGCCATTCGATGGGCGGGACGCTGAATCTGCTGAGCCTCGAGGCCGGTGAAAGCCGTTTCGCGGGCGCGATCCTGTCCAGCCCCATGCTGCGCATCAAAACCGGCAAGCGGTCGATGTGGTCGGTCAAGCTGGCGGTGCGCTGGAACGTCCGTCACGGCAAGGCGGGCGACTTCGTGCTGGACGATCCCGACGATCCCTTCGACCACACCTTCGAGAAGGACGCCCTGACGTCCGACGAGGGCCGCTACGAGATGTGGCGCCAGCAGCTCTATGCCTGCCCGCATCTGGCCGTCGGTGGCCCGACCTGGGGCTGGCTGGCCTTCGGCATCGACGCGGGTGAGCGTTCGCTGAAGCCCAAGGCGCTGAAGTCTGTGACCATTCCTTGCACGATCGTGCAGTCGGGCGAGGACGACCGGGTCTGGAAACAGACCAACCGCTGGGCAGCCAAGCGGCTGGGCCGCGGACGCTATGTCGAGGTGGCGGGGGCCCGGCACGAGATCATCATGGAGACCGACGACCTGCGCGCCGTCTTCCTGCATGAGTTCGACGCCATGGCGGACTATGTGTCGCCGGTGAACGATCTGGCTCCCGTCCCGGCCGACTGA
- the hisN gene encoding histidinol-phosphatase, which translates to MTEFESFAVELAAEAARVTLPFFRGDYAEENKAGPGAFDPVTQADKEAEAAIRTLIAARYPDHGVIGEEYGEDRPDAEHVWILDPIDGTRAFIAGLPMWTTLIALRVGGRSSVGAISQPYIGELFLGGPSGAVLTRGGQTRPIRVRACERLTDAVIATTAPEIFTAPELGAWTQVMAAARLARYGCDAYAYAMLAMGRIDMVAETGLKVWDWSALIPVVEAAGGEVTNWAGGPVSGDGRIIAVGDPRVRDQALVAFRRGAQ; encoded by the coding sequence ATGACCGAATTCGAATCCTTCGCCGTCGAACTGGCTGCCGAGGCCGCCCGCGTGACCCTGCCCTTCTTTCGCGGCGACTATGCCGAGGAGAACAAGGCAGGTCCCGGCGCCTTCGATCCGGTCACCCAGGCGGACAAGGAGGCGGAAGCCGCGATCCGCACTTTGATCGCGGCCCGGTACCCCGACCACGGGGTCATCGGCGAGGAGTATGGCGAAGACCGACCGGACGCAGAACACGTCTGGATCCTGGACCCCATCGACGGCACGCGGGCCTTCATCGCGGGTCTGCCGATGTGGACGACCCTGATTGCACTCCGGGTCGGTGGACGATCGAGCGTCGGTGCCATCTCCCAGCCCTATATCGGCGAACTGTTCCTGGGGGGACCGTCCGGCGCGGTCCTCACGCGCGGGGGCCAGACGCGGCCGATCCGGGTTCGGGCGTGCGAAAGGCTGACGGACGCGGTGATCGCGACCACGGCTCCCGAGATCTTCACTGCCCCCGAACTGGGGGCCTGGACGCAAGTGATGGCGGCCGCGCGCCTGGCCCGCTACGGCTGCGATGCCTATGCCTATGCCATGCTCGCCATGGGGCGGATCGACATGGTGGCCGAGACCGGGCTCAAGGTCTGGGACTGGTCAGCCCTGATCCCCGTGGTCGAGGCCGCAGGCGGCGAGGTCACCAACTGGGCCGGCGGACCCGTCAGCGGCGATGGCCGGATCATCGCCGTCGGCGACCCCCGCGTGCGCGACCAGGCCCTGGTCGCCTTCCGCCGGGGCGCGCAGTAA
- a CDS encoding helix-turn-helix domain-containing protein, with product MATDIDLHLGRRLRRRRRLLGLTQQQLAIQVGIRFQQIQKYECGANRISAARLWQLSEALETPISYFYDGLAEAMERRETASANGGEMFSRKETLDLIQAYYQLGERPRRRLLDLAKSLHSEGDAVAS from the coding sequence ATGGCCACCGATATCGACCTTCACCTGGGGCGCCGTCTGCGTCGTCGTCGTCGCCTGCTGGGTCTGACGCAGCAACAGCTGGCCATCCAGGTCGGCATCCGCTTTCAGCAGATCCAGAAATACGAATGCGGCGCGAACCGCATCTCGGCCGCCCGCCTGTGGCAGCTGTCCGAAGCGCTGGAGACGCCGATCAGCTATTTCTACGACGGTCTGGCCGAGGCGATGGAGCGCCGGGAGACCGCCAGCGCCAATGGTGGCGAGATGTTTTCCAGGAAGGAAACCCTCGACCTGATCCAGGCCTACTACCAGCTGGGCGAACGGCCTCGCCGTCGTCTGCTGGACCTGGCCAAGTCGCTCCACAGCGAGGGGGACGCCGTCGCGTCCTAG
- a CDS encoding GlsB/YeaQ/YmgE family stress response membrane protein, which translates to MGLGIIGWIVIGIIAGWLAEKVMGRNHGLLTNLIVGVVGALLGGWIAGNLLGIPVGGFNIVTLLVAFGGAVLLLFLLGLVKRRA; encoded by the coding sequence ATGGGTCTCGGAATCATCGGCTGGATCGTCATCGGCATCATCGCCGGCTGGCTGGCTGAAAAAGTCATGGGTCGTAATCACGGCCTGCTCACCAACCTGATCGTCGGCGTCGTCGGTGCCCTTCTGGGTGGCTGGATCGCCGGCAACCTGCTGGGCATCCCGGTCGGTGGCTTCAATATCGTGACCCTGCTGGTCGCGTTCGGTGGTGCCGTCCTGCTGCTGTTCCTGCTGGGACTGGTCAAGCGTCGCGCCTAA
- a CDS encoding 2-hydroxyacid dehydrogenase, protein MSNPRLKVVLTRRLPDAVETRMRELFDAELNLKDVPFDRAALEAAVQRADVLVPTITDEIDASLIAGAGDQLKMIANFGAGVDHIDIDAAVARQIIVTNTPGVLTEDTADLAMSLILAVSRRIVEGAQVVAEGRFEGWTPTWMCGRKLWGKRLGIVGMGRIGQALARRARAFGLQVHYHNRKPVSPRIEEELGATYWDDLDQMLSRMDLISLNCPATKDTHHLLSAERLARLQPHAILVNTARGELIDEAALSDAVARRGIAGVGLDVYEHEPAIHPGLLGHPNVVLLPHLGSATLEARQDMGDRVIANVMTFQNGHRPPDRVIPAML, encoded by the coding sequence ATGTCCAACCCCCGCCTTAAGGTCGTCTTAACCAGAAGATTGCCGGACGCGGTCGAGACCCGCATGCGCGAGCTGTTCGACGCCGAGCTGAACCTGAAGGACGTTCCGTTCGACCGCGCCGCGCTGGAGGCGGCCGTCCAGCGGGCCGACGTTCTGGTGCCCACCATCACCGACGAGATCGACGCCAGCCTGATCGCGGGCGCAGGCGACCAGCTGAAGATGATCGCCAACTTCGGCGCGGGCGTGGACCACATCGATATCGACGCGGCGGTCGCCCGCCAGATCATCGTCACCAATACGCCGGGCGTCCTGACCGAGGACACGGCCGACCTGGCCATGAGCCTGATCCTGGCCGTCAGCCGCCGCATCGTCGAAGGCGCCCAGGTGGTGGCCGAGGGCCGGTTCGAGGGCTGGACACCGACCTGGATGTGCGGTCGCAAGCTCTGGGGCAAGCGGCTGGGGATCGTCGGCATGGGCCGGATCGGCCAGGCCCTGGCCCGCCGCGCACGCGCCTTCGGCCTTCAGGTCCACTATCATAACCGCAAGCCCGTCAGCCCCCGGATCGAGGAGGAGCTGGGCGCGACCTACTGGGACGATCTGGACCAGATGCTGTCGCGCATGGACCTGATCTCGCTCAACTGTCCGGCGACGAAGGACACCCATCATCTTCTGTCGGCCGAACGGCTGGCGCGGCTCCAGCCCCACGCGATCCTGGTGAACACGGCCCGCGGCGAGCTGATCGACGAGGCCGCCCTGTCCGACGCGGTGGCGCGGCGCGGGATCGCCGGCGTCGGACTGGACGTCTACGAGCACGAGCCGGCCATCCATCCGGGGCTCCTCGGGCATCCCAATGTGGTCCTGCTGCCGCACCTCGGCTCGGCCACGCTGGAGGCCCGCCAGGACATGGGCGACCGCGTCATCGCCAACGTCATGACCTTCCAGAACGGCCACCGGCCGCCGGACCGGGTCATCCCGGCGATGCTCTAG
- a CDS encoding SH3 domain-containing protein: MSSKSRGRFQSLSRRIAGVVAVLACAVAAGGGATMPDGRPTPTGLDVPRWVSLKSSHVRARQGPGLDYRILWEYRAAGLPVQVIAETREWRKICDPELGVAWINRSVVSGRRGVFNDTGAEVAVHAARNAQSPVRARFSAHSIVALDDCKDGWCRVRARKLKGWLPEGAVFGTQPTAQCDARRPAGEVPTG, from the coding sequence GTGTCTAGCAAGTCTCGCGGCCGCTTCCAAAGCCTCTCGCGCCGGATCGCGGGCGTCGTTGCCGTGCTGGCCTGCGCTGTGGCGGCGGGTGGCGGGGCGACCATGCCGGATGGCCGGCCCACGCCGACGGGGCTGGACGTGCCGCGCTGGGTCTCGCTGAAGTCGTCCCATGTCCGCGCCCGCCAGGGGCCCGGACTGGACTACCGCATCCTGTGGGAATACCGCGCCGCTGGCCTGCCGGTGCAGGTGATCGCCGAGACGCGGGAATGGCGAAAGATCTGCGATCCCGAGCTCGGTGTCGCCTGGATCAACCGCAGCGTGGTCTCGGGGCGGCGCGGGGTCTTCAACGACACCGGTGCCGAGGTGGCGGTTCACGCCGCTCGCAACGCCCAGTCCCCCGTTCGCGCCCGGTTCAGTGCGCATTCGATCGTGGCGCTCGATGACTGCAAGGACGGCTGGTGCCGCGTTCGCGCGCGCAAGCTGAAGGGCTGGCTGCCGGAGGGCGCGGTGTTCGGCACCCAGCCGACCGCCCAGTGCGATGCCCGTCGGCCTGCGGGCGAGGTCCCGACGGGCTAG
- the fabA gene encoding 3-hydroxyacyl-[acyl-carrier-protein] dehydratase FabA has translation MNTSQYPSSFDHAALLASGRGELFGPGNAQLPAPPMLMFDRITQISGDGGEHGKGYVEAELDIHPDLWFFQCHFIGDPVMPGCLGLDAMWQLVGFYLGWIGGPGRGRALGVGEVKFTGQVQPDVKKVTYKITLKRVINRRLVMGIADGVMEADGVPIYTATDMRVGLFQAGEKPVEA, from the coding sequence TTGAACACATCCCAATACCCGTCGTCCTTCGACCACGCCGCCCTGCTGGCCTCGGGCCGGGGCGAGTTGTTCGGGCCGGGCAATGCCCAGCTGCCCGCGCCCCCGATGCTGATGTTCGACCGGATCACCCAGATCAGCGGCGACGGCGGCGAGCACGGCAAGGGCTATGTCGAGGCCGAGCTGGATATCCATCCCGACCTCTGGTTCTTCCAGTGCCACTTCATCGGCGACCCGGTCATGCCGGGCTGCCTGGGTCTGGATGCCATGTGGCAGCTTGTCGGCTTCTACCTGGGCTGGATCGGCGGCCCGGGGCGCGGGCGCGCGCTGGGCGTCGGTGAGGTCAAGTTCACCGGCCAGGTCCAGCCCGATGTGAAGAAAGTGACCTACAAGATCACGCTGAAGCGGGTCATCAACCGTCGCCTGGTCATGGGAATCGCCGACGGGGTGATGGAAGCCGACGGCGTGCCTATCTATACCGCAACCGACATGCGCGTCGGACTGTTCCAGGCGGGTGAGAAGCCCGTCGAAGCCTGA
- the fabB gene encoding beta-ketoacyl-ACP synthase I, whose product MRRVVVTGLGIVSSIGTGRDEVTASLRSAKSGVVAAPDHIQHGFRSQVWAPPSLGVTAEDWAPLVDRRAARFLANGTAWGHIAFEEALKDSGMTPEEIRDDRIGVIVGEGGPSTQVILQAAQTTIEKGAPKRIGPFAVPKAMASGPSAVLATWFQMRGVNYSISSACATSAHCIGAGAEQIQWGKQDVVFAGGVEDIDWSMSNMFDAMGAMSSDFNATPSVASRAYDVARDGFVIAGGAGIVVLEEYERAMARGAKIYAEVVGYGANSDGYDMVAPSGEGAERCMKIAMAQAGGRKIDYLNPHGTSTPVGDSKEMGAVRNVFGADMPLISSTKSLTGHSLGAAGAQEAIYSLLMLENGFAAESAHIENLDPEFEGMPILRERRDVELTTVMSNSFGFGGTNGTVIFSKV is encoded by the coding sequence ATGCGGCGTGTCGTCGTCACGGGTCTGGGTATCGTCTCCTCCATCGGCACAGGCCGGGATGAGGTCACGGCGTCCCTGCGTTCTGCGAAATCCGGCGTGGTCGCCGCGCCGGATCACATTCAGCACGGGTTCCGCTCCCAGGTCTGGGCCCCGCCATCGCTGGGCGTGACGGCCGAGGACTGGGCCCCGCTGGTCGACCGCCGCGCGGCGCGCTTCCTGGCCAACGGCACCGCCTGGGGTCACATCGCCTTTGAAGAGGCCCTGAAGGATTCCGGCATGACGCCGGAGGAGATCCGCGACGACCGTATCGGCGTCATCGTCGGCGAGGGCGGTCCCTCGACCCAGGTCATCCTGCAGGCGGCCCAGACCACGATCGAGAAGGGCGCGCCCAAGCGGATCGGGCCGTTCGCCGTGCCCAAGGCCATGGCCTCGGGCCCCTCGGCCGTGCTGGCGACCTGGTTCCAGATGCGCGGCGTCAACTATTCGATCAGTTCGGCCTGCGCGACCTCGGCCCACTGCATCGGCGCGGGCGCCGAGCAGATCCAGTGGGGCAAGCAGGACGTCGTCTTCGCCGGCGGCGTGGAGGACATCGACTGGTCCATGTCCAACATGTTCGACGCCATGGGGGCCATGTCGTCCGACTTCAACGCGACGCCGTCGGTGGCCTCCAGGGCCTATGACGTCGCCCGCGACGGTTTCGTCATCGCCGGCGGGGCCGGGATCGTGGTGCTCGAGGAATACGAGCGGGCCATGGCCCGGGGCGCGAAGATCTATGCCGAGGTGGTCGGCTACGGCGCCAACTCGGACGGCTACGACATGGTCGCGCCTTCGGGCGAGGGCGCAGAGCGCTGCATGAAGATCGCCATGGCCCAGGCCGGCGGCCGAAAGATCGATTACCTGAACCCGCACGGCACCTCGACGCCCGTCGGCGATTCCAAGGAAATGGGCGCGGTCCGCAATGTCTTCGGTGCCGACATGCCGCTGATCTCCTCGACCAAGTCGCTGACGGGCCACAGCCTGGGCGCGGCGGGCGCGCAGGAGGCGATCTATTCGCTGCTGATGCTCGAGAACGGCTTCGCCGCTGAAAGCGCCCATATCGAAAACCTCGACCCCGAGTTCGAGGGCATGCCGATCCTGCGCGAACGCCGGGACGTCGAACTGACCACGGTCATGTCCAACAGCTTCGGCTTCGGCGGCACCAACGGGACGGTGATCTTCTCGAAGGTCTAG
- a CDS encoding M28 family peptidase — MSPHRARGRLSQALALLVLTAGPVVAQTPAAPLLDAAAIKRDVQILSSDAFFGRGPGEAGETATLDHLVGQFRAAGLQPGGDNGTWLQDVNLTRYDRTGAEVAIHVNGRPLPLALADDISVTSMHVGSNAIADAPLVFVGFGVDEPGLGYDQFAGIDLTGKVAVFLMNDPDYASETGPFNGRNRSPQGGLGAKKRAAFARGAVAVLQIHQFETASWPFQQIRNADPDPKFVRGPAPERGTDLSGSIRFEVASDLFARAGLDLPALALAARTPGFRAVEVPGATMSAAFTIAASPMLTHNVVAMQPGTTRADETVIYGAHWDAYGIGPAYPDGDTIRNGAVDNGIGTATLLEVARHYAAAPAPERTVLFIAYTSEEGGLLGAYEYALRPLRPLETTAAVLNLDPHLALPMTRSLELIGAGRTDLEADLARVADGQGLSIEAEHDPAAGWYGRSDHFAYAEQGVPVIYFRAGADLVEGGTEAGMARIATYNSHDYHQRSDAFDPAWDLVAAAQEGTVAYLLGREIADSGRWPGWNDGVAYKTLREASEDRRR; from the coding sequence ATGTCCCCCCACCGTGCCCGCGGCCGGCTTTCGCAAGCCCTCGCCCTGCTCGTCCTGACGGCCGGCCCGGTCGTCGCCCAGACGCCGGCGGCGCCGCTGCTGGACGCCGCGGCGATCAAGCGGGACGTCCAGATCCTGTCCAGCGACGCCTTCTTCGGACGCGGCCCGGGCGAGGCGGGGGAGACGGCGACGCTGGACCATCTGGTCGGTCAGTTCCGCGCCGCCGGCCTGCAACCGGGCGGCGACAACGGGACCTGGCTCCAGGACGTCAACCTGACCCGATACGATCGCACCGGGGCCGAGGTGGCGATCCACGTCAACGGCCGGCCCCTGCCCCTGGCCCTGGCCGACGACATCAGCGTGACCTCGATGCATGTGGGCTCCAACGCCATCGCCGATGCGCCCCTGGTCTTCGTCGGCTTCGGCGTGGACGAACCCGGCCTGGGCTACGACCAGTTCGCGGGCATCGACCTGACCGGCAAGGTCGCGGTCTTCCTGATGAACGACCCGGACTATGCGTCCGAGACCGGCCCGTTCAACGGCCGCAATCGCAGCCCGCAGGGCGGGCTGGGTGCCAAGAAGCGGGCCGCCTTCGCGCGCGGCGCGGTCGCGGTCCTGCAGATCCACCAGTTCGAGACCGCAAGCTGGCCGTTCCAGCAGATCCGCAACGCCGACCCCGATCCCAAATTCGTCCGCGGCCCCGCCCCCGAGCGCGGCACAGACCTGTCCGGCTCGATCCGGTTCGAGGTGGCGAGCGACCTGTTTGCCCGGGCAGGTCTCGACCTGCCCGCCCTGGCGCTCGCGGCCCGCACGCCCGGCTTCCGGGCGGTCGAGGTACCGGGCGCGACGATGAGCGCGGCCTTCACCATCGCCGCTTCGCCGATGCTGACCCACAACGTCGTGGCCATGCAGCCGGGCACGACCCGGGCGGACGAGACCGTCATCTATGGAGCCCACTGGGACGCCTACGGGATCGGCCCGGCCTATCCCGACGGCGACACGATCCGCAACGGAGCCGTCGACAACGGCATCGGCACGGCGACCCTGCTGGAGGTGGCCCGCCACTATGCGGCGGCCCCGGCCCCGGAGCGCACCGTGCTGTTCATCGCCTATACGTCCGAGGAGGGCGGCCTGCTGGGCGCCTATGAATACGCCTTGCGGCCCCTGCGCCCCCTGGAGACCACGGCGGCGGTGCTGAACCTGGATCCGCATCTGGCCCTGCCGATGACGCGGTCGCTGGAGCTGATCGGGGCCGGACGCACGGATCTGGAGGCCGACCTGGCGCGTGTCGCGGACGGACAGGGCCTGTCGATCGAGGCCGAGCACGATCCGGCGGCGGGCTGGTACGGCCGGTCGGACCATTTCGCCTATGCCGAACAGGGCGTGCCGGTGATCTATTTCCGCGCCGGGGCCGATCTGGTCGAGGGCGGGACCGAAGCGGGCATGGCCCGGATCGCCACCTATAACAGCCACGACTACCACCAGCGGTCCGACGCGTTCGATCCGGCGTGGGACCTGGTCGCGGCCGCCCAGGAAGGGACGGTCGCCTATCTGCTGGGCCGCGAGATCGCCGACAGCGGTCGCTGGCCGGGCTGGAACGACGGCGTGGCCTACAAGACGCTCAGGGAGGCCAGCGAGGACCGTCGTCGCTGA
- a CDS encoding enoyl-ACP reductase FabI: protein MPTGELMKGKKGLIMGVANANSIAWGIASQLAAQGAELAFTYMGEGLERRVRPLAESVGAKLLIQADVTDDASMDAAFAALEAEFGTIDFVVHSVAFANKDELKGSFIDNTSRDSFLLAMNISCFSFVDVARRASKIMPNGGSMVTMTYLGSERAIPNYNTMGVAKAALEAATRYIARDLGPRGIRVNAISAGAMRTLSLAGISGGRGMIAQGRAMSAMKEDTSMEGVAGAALWLCSDLGFSTTGEVIHVDAGFHMMGLAGEDEG, encoded by the coding sequence ATGCCGACCGGCGAACTCATGAAGGGCAAGAAGGGCCTGATCATGGGGGTGGCGAACGCCAACTCCATCGCCTGGGGGATCGCCTCGCAGCTGGCGGCGCAGGGAGCCGAGCTGGCCTTCACCTATATGGGCGAGGGGCTGGAGCGCCGGGTGCGGCCGCTGGCCGAGAGCGTGGGCGCCAAGCTGCTGATCCAGGCCGACGTCACCGACGACGCCTCGATGGATGCCGCCTTCGCGGCGCTGGAGGCCGAGTTCGGCACCATCGACTTCGTCGTCCACTCGGTCGCCTTCGCCAACAAGGACGAGCTGAAGGGCTCCTTCATCGACAACACCAGCCGCGACAGCTTCCTGCTGGCCATGAACATCAGCTGCTTCAGCTTCGTCGACGTGGCGCGACGCGCGTCGAAAATCATGCCGAACGGCGGGTCGATGGTGACCATGACCTATCTCGGCTCGGAGCGCGCCATTCCGAACTACAACACCATGGGCGTGGCCAAGGCAGCGCTGGAGGCGGCGACCCGCTACATCGCCCGCGATCTGGGTCCGCGCGGTATCCGCGTCAACGCCATCTCGGCCGGGGCCATGCGCACCCTGTCGCTGGCCGGGATCTCCGGCGGCCGGGGCATGATCGCCCAGGGCCGCGCGATGTCGGCGATGAAGGAGGACACCTCGATGGAGGGCGTCGCCGGGGCCGCCCTGTGGCTGTGCTCGGACCTGGGCTTTTCCACCACCGGCGAGGTCATCCACGTCGACGCCGGCTTCCACATGATGGGGCTTGCCGGCGAAGACGAGGGCTGA
- a CDS encoding pyridoxamine 5'-phosphate oxidase family protein, translating into MKLILKELSKKMRAIDFTMLTTRTEGGALASRPMSNNGEVDYDGDSWFFTSDDTRMVADITADPIVSLTLAGDKGLLGKPGIFIAIEARAELIRDKAQFAAHWTKGLDRWFPQGVDTPGLVLIKAHASRIAYWDGEDQGDLNL; encoded by the coding sequence ATGAAACTGATCCTCAAAGAGCTGTCGAAGAAGATGCGCGCCATCGACTTCACCATGCTGACCACTCGCACCGAAGGCGGGGCGCTGGCGTCGCGGCCGATGAGCAACAACGGCGAGGTCGACTACGACGGCGACAGCTGGTTCTTCACCAGTGACGACACCCGGATGGTCGCCGACATCACCGCCGACCCGATCGTCAGCCTGACCCTGGCGGGCGACAAGGGCCTGCTCGGCAAGCCAGGCATCTTCATCGCCATCGAAGCGCGCGCCGAACTGATCCGCGACAAGGCGCAGTTCGCCGCGCACTGGACCAAGGGGCTCGATCGCTGGTTCCCGCAGGGCGTCGATACGCCGGGCCTGGTCCTGATCAAGGCCCATGCCTCGCGCATCGCCTACTGGGACGGCGAGGACCAGGGCGACCTGAACCTCTAG
- a CDS encoding glutathione S-transferase C-terminal domain-containing protein, with product MADLSAFPITRQFPARHPDRLQLYSLPTPNGVKASIMLEEIGLPYEVHLVDIMKNETWTPEYLSLNPNGKIPAILDPDGPGGQPLALWESGAILVYLAEKTGKLIPTDPAARYETLAWVFWQMAAVGPMFGQLGFFHKFAGKDYEDKRPRDRYLAESKRLLGVLEDRLKDRAFIMGDDFTIADVSLIGWVRNLVTFYEAGELVEYGSLTAVPAWVERCLARPAVARGLTIPARS from the coding sequence ATGGCCGACCTTTCCGCCTTCCCGATCACCCGCCAGTTCCCGGCCCGCCACCCCGACCGGCTGCAACTCTACTCCCTGCCCACCCCCAACGGGGTGAAGGCCTCGATCATGCTGGAGGAGATAGGCCTGCCGTATGAGGTCCATCTGGTGGACATCATGAAGAACGAGACCTGGACGCCCGAGTATCTGTCGCTGAACCCGAACGGCAAGATCCCGGCGATCCTCGACCCCGACGGCCCGGGCGGCCAGCCGCTGGCGCTGTGGGAATCGGGAGCCATCCTGGTCTATCTGGCCGAAAAGACCGGCAAGCTGATCCCGACCGATCCGGCGGCCCGATACGAGACCCTGGCCTGGGTCTTCTGGCAGATGGCGGCCGTGGGGCCGATGTTCGGGCAGCTGGGCTTCTTCCACAAGTTCGCGGGCAAGGACTACGAGGACAAGCGACCGCGCGACCGCTACCTCGCCGAATCGAAACGCCTGCTGGGCGTGCTGGAGGACCGGCTGAAGGATCGCGCCTTCATCATGGGCGACGACTTCACGATCGCCGATGTCAGCCTGATCGGCTGGGTGCGGAACCTGGTCACCTTCTACGAGGCGGGCGAGCTTGTGGAGTACGGGTCGCTGACCGCCGTGCCGGCCTGGGTCGAGCGGTGTCTCGCTCGCCCGGCGGTCGCGCGCGGCCTGACCATCCCCGCGCGGTCCTGA